The Flavobacterium marginilacus genome window below encodes:
- a CDS encoding ABC transporter substrate-binding protein, protein MTKLKGITWNHTRGLLPMVATAQRFTELNPDIEISWEKRSLQEFADASIEDLAKRFDLLVIDHPWTGFGAHTNAILPLSDYLSPEYIKDQEINTVGRSYGSYIFSNKLWALPIDAATPVAAARLDILEKNGLNVPQTYDELLALAKKGLIAFAGIPVDSLMTFYSFCCSLGEAPFQSQEKVISIETGKKALQMHRELAQLMDPANFNRNPIQVYEAMVNSDEIAYCPFAYGYSNYSRIGYSKNLLHFYDLVKLNDQPMISSLGGTGLAVSSFSKHIPEAVKYAEFTGSSHVQQNIFADNGGQPGHLQAWKNDRINGITHDYFKNTLPALERAFLRPRYSGHMYFQDHAGDVVRDYLINGGDEEAVLAAMDALYIKSLNL, encoded by the coding sequence AATCAGCTGGGAAAAAAGAAGCTTACAGGAATTTGCAGATGCTTCTATTGAAGATTTAGCAAAAAGATTTGATTTGTTAGTTATCGACCATCCCTGGACAGGTTTTGGAGCACATACCAATGCGATTCTTCCTTTGTCCGACTATCTTTCTCCAGAATATATAAAAGACCAGGAAATCAATACTGTAGGACGTTCTTACGGAAGTTACATTTTTAGCAATAAATTATGGGCACTGCCAATTGACGCTGCCACTCCGGTAGCTGCAGCACGATTGGATATTTTAGAAAAAAACGGTTTAAATGTACCGCAGACATATGATGAGTTATTGGCTCTGGCCAAAAAAGGACTGATTGCTTTTGCAGGAATTCCGGTAGATTCGTTAATGACGTTCTATTCTTTTTGCTGCAGTCTGGGTGAAGCCCCTTTTCAGTCGCAGGAAAAAGTAATTTCGATTGAAACAGGAAAAAAAGCCCTGCAGATGCATCGCGAACTGGCACAGTTAATGGATCCGGCAAACTTTAACCGAAACCCGATTCAGGTGTATGAAGCAATGGTCAACTCCGATGAAATTGCCTACTGCCCTTTTGCTTACGGCTATTCTAATTATTCAAGAATTGGTTACAGCAAAAACTTACTTCATTTTTATGATTTAGTAAAATTGAATGACCAGCCAATGATTAGCTCTTTAGGCGGAACAGGACTCGCAGTTTCTTCTTTCAGCAAACACATTCCTGAAGCGGTAAAATATGCAGAATTCACAGGATCATCACACGTACAGCAGAATATTTTTGCAGACAATGGCGGACAGCCGGGACATCTTCAGGCTTGGAAAAATGACCGAATCAATGGGATAACTCACGATTATTTCAAAAATACACTGCCTGCTTTGGAAAGAGCTTTTTTAAGACCTAGATATTCGGGACACATGTATTTTCAGGATCATGCGGGCGATGTGGTTCGTGATTATCTGATTAACGGCGGTGATGAAGAAGCCGTTTTAGCAGCAATGGATGCGCTTTACATCAAGTCATTAAACTTATAA
- a CDS encoding CaiB/BaiF CoA transferase family protein produces MRPLEGLVVLEFCQFLAGPSAGLKLADLGARIIKIERPVKGEACRQLSIKDLFVDDSSLLFHTINRNKESFAADLKNPEDLILVKKLIAKADIMTHNFRPGVMDKIGLTFAEALTINPKIIYGTITGYGDKGPWANKPGQDLLLQSLSGLSWLSGRKSQGPVPFGLAVADLMCGNHFVQGILAALLKRAKTGKGVLVEVSLLESILDVQFEAITSYLNDGGQQPQRGDVKGSAHAFLSAPYGVYPTQEGYISLAMGDLLFIGNTLGIDLNKYSDKHLWFSQRDEIREIITEKLLTQTADYWLNLLQKEGIWCGKVLNYEELDSQPFVKELQLKQTVKNAAGETLITTRSPIQLDGEILASPKAAPKVGEDNTVIHEEFIR; encoded by the coding sequence ATGAGACCATTAGAAGGATTAGTTGTATTGGAATTCTGCCAGTTTTTGGCAGGGCCTTCTGCGGGCTTAAAATTGGCTGATTTAGGCGCGAGAATTATTAAAATCGAGCGTCCGGTAAAAGGCGAAGCTTGCCGTCAGCTGAGCATTAAAGACCTTTTTGTGGATGACAGCAGTCTGCTTTTTCATACCATCAATAGAAACAAAGAATCATTTGCAGCCGACCTTAAAAACCCTGAAGATTTAATTTTAGTAAAAAAACTAATCGCCAAAGCCGATATTATGACCCATAATTTCAGGCCGGGTGTTATGGATAAAATAGGTTTAACTTTTGCGGAAGCGTTAACCATTAATCCAAAAATAATTTATGGAACAATAACAGGTTACGGAGACAAAGGTCCATGGGCAAATAAACCGGGACAGGATTTACTGCTGCAGTCACTTTCCGGACTGAGCTGGTTAAGCGGCCGAAAAAGCCAAGGGCCTGTTCCATTTGGTCTCGCTGTCGCCGATTTAATGTGCGGCAATCATTTTGTTCAGGGTATTTTGGCCGCATTACTCAAAAGAGCCAAAACCGGAAAAGGAGTTTTAGTAGAAGTCAGCCTGCTGGAATCGATTTTAGATGTTCAGTTTGAAGCCATTACTTCCTACTTAAATGACGGAGGACAGCAGCCGCAAAGAGGCGATGTTAAAGGAAGTGCCCACGCCTTTCTAAGTGCGCCTTATGGAGTTTATCCCACTCAGGAAGGATACATTTCATTGGCCATGGGTGATTTACTTTTCATTGGAAATACGTTAGGAATCGATTTAAATAAATATTCCGATAAACATTTATGGTTCTCACAAAGAGATGAAATCAGAGAAATAATAACTGAAAAACTGCTGACTCAAACAGCTGATTATTGGCTGAATTTACTTCAAAAAGAAGGAATCTGGTGTGGCAAAGTTCTCAATTACGAAGAGTTGGACAGCCAGCCTTTTGTGAAAGAATTACAATTAAAACAAACGGTTAAAAATGCTGCTGGAGAAACCTTGATTACTACCAGAAGCCCTATTCAATTGGATGGAGAAATTTTGGCCAGCCCGAAAGCAGCACCAAAAGTGGGTGAAGACAATACTGTGATACATGAAGAGTTTATTCGTTGA
- a CDS encoding CaiB/BaiF CoA transferase family protein: MKPLEDYLIVDFSQFLSGPSASLRLADLGARVIKIEKPGTGDICRTLYTSDLIMNGESSVFHTINRNKESFAIDFKEPNELEKLKKLLAKADVVMHNFRPGVMERVGLSYDDVTAINPNIIYAEISGYGTKSDLKDLPGQDLLLQSLTALTWLSGNQEDGPVPMGLSIVDMLAGAHLAQGILASLYRKATHGIGAKVQVSMLESAFDFQFETITTYFNDGGELPVRTKSNNAHAYLGAPYGIYKTQNGYLALAMGSIPVLASLLKCDDLLQFSENKFGLRDEIKNILATHLQTQETQFWLDILEPADIWCAKVLNYKQLFAEEGFRVLNFTQKVEMTDSYTYKTTRCPIKIDGEIFTSVKGSPKLGQDNERIIKEFIA; this comes from the coding sequence ATGAAACCATTAGAAGATTATTTAATAGTAGATTTCAGCCAGTTTCTTTCCGGGCCTTCAGCGAGTTTACGATTGGCCGATCTGGGTGCTCGTGTGATAAAAATTGAAAAACCGGGAACTGGAGACATCTGCAGAACCTTATATACTTCTGACTTGATTATGAATGGGGAATCTTCCGTTTTTCATACCATCAACAGAAACAAAGAATCATTTGCCATTGATTTCAAAGAGCCGAATGAACTTGAAAAATTAAAAAAACTGCTAGCCAAAGCTGATGTTGTTATGCACAATTTCAGACCCGGCGTGATGGAACGTGTTGGCTTGAGTTATGACGATGTTACAGCAATCAATCCCAATATTATCTATGCCGAAATTTCGGGCTATGGTACTAAATCGGATTTAAAAGATTTACCGGGACAGGATTTATTACTGCAATCATTGACTGCATTAACCTGGCTGAGCGGTAATCAGGAAGACGGCCCGGTACCAATGGGATTGTCAATAGTGGATATGCTTGCAGGAGCGCATTTGGCACAAGGAATTTTGGCCTCTTTATATAGAAAAGCAACTCACGGTATCGGAGCAAAAGTTCAGGTAAGCATGCTGGAATCTGCTTTTGATTTTCAGTTTGAAACCATTACGACATATTTTAACGACGGCGGTGAACTGCCTGTTCGTACAAAATCCAACAATGCACACGCATATCTGGGTGCGCCCTACGGAATTTACAAAACACAAAATGGTTATTTAGCTTTGGCAATGGGATCAATCCCAGTTTTGGCCTCTCTTTTAAAATGTGATGACTTGTTACAGTTCTCTGAAAACAAATTTGGATTACGTGACGAAATCAAAAACATACTCGCCACGCATTTACAAACACAGGAAACTCAGTTTTGGCTGGATATTTTAGAACCAGCAGATATTTGGTGTGCCAAAGTACTGAACTACAAACAGCTTTTTGCTGAAGAAGGATTCCGCGTTTTAAATTTCACGCAGAAAGTCGAAATGACAGACAGCTATACTTATAAAACAACCCGATGCCCAATTAAAATTGATGGAGAAATTTTCACATCAGTTAAAGGTTCCCCAAAATTAGGACAGGATAACGAACGGATTATTAAAGAATTTATAGCTTAA
- a CDS encoding extracellular solute-binding protein has product MEKLRIAVRKFDPFESTLQKLWDLFCIENNIEMEAEMIPLELHDLYTETISKKGLKKGTWDIAHLNTDWIFDAVNEKAVLDLNPLIAQNAPQNYPEGWHQSLLHLQQINDRTYGLPFHDGPECLIFRKDLFENTIEKEKFKKQYGYELNPPCTWEQFSQIAEFFNRPEQNLYGSVFANFPDGHNMVFDFCLQLWTRGGSLLNAQNQIDIQRPEAIEALDFYRKIINNPKAVHPKTKKFGSVEAGLAFAKGEAAMSINWFGFASMCEVIEESNVKGKVDITELPHNSNHKTASLNVYWLYTIGSGSRHQKLAYDFLRFATSPESDKLLTNEGGIGCRKSTWNDSEINTTIPFYHKLEMLHENALTLPQTPIWPKVAELIDQMVLKAIDSSVSSEQLLKDTQKSIQKLY; this is encoded by the coding sequence ATGGAAAAGTTAAGAATCGCTGTCAGGAAATTTGATCCTTTTGAAAGTACATTGCAAAAACTGTGGGATTTGTTCTGTATCGAAAATAATATTGAAATGGAAGCTGAAATGATTCCGTTAGAATTACATGATTTATATACCGAAACAATCAGCAAAAAGGGACTAAAAAAAGGAACTTGGGATATTGCTCATCTTAACACAGACTGGATTTTTGATGCTGTCAATGAAAAAGCAGTTCTGGATTTAAATCCATTAATTGCCCAAAATGCACCGCAGAATTATCCAGAAGGCTGGCATCAGTCGCTGTTACATTTACAGCAGATCAATGACAGAACTTATGGACTTCCTTTTCATGACGGTCCGGAATGTCTGATTTTTAGAAAAGATTTATTTGAAAATACAATCGAAAAAGAAAAATTCAAAAAACAGTACGGTTACGAGTTAAACCCTCCCTGCACTTGGGAACAATTCAGCCAGATTGCCGAGTTTTTCAACCGTCCTGAGCAGAATTTATACGGAAGTGTGTTTGCCAATTTTCCTGATGGGCATAATATGGTATTCGATTTCTGCCTGCAGTTATGGACACGCGGAGGTTCTTTACTGAATGCACAAAACCAAATCGACATCCAACGTCCTGAAGCCATCGAAGCTTTGGATTTTTACAGAAAAATAATCAATAACCCCAAAGCCGTTCATCCAAAAACAAAAAAATTTGGTTCGGTAGAAGCTGGTTTGGCTTTCGCCAAAGGAGAAGCAGCAATGTCTATTAATTGGTTTGGATTTGCCTCAATGTGCGAAGTAATTGAAGAATCAAACGTGAAAGGGAAAGTAGATATTACCGAATTACCACACAATTCAAATCACAAAACAGCTTCTTTGAATGTATATTGGCTGTATACAATTGGTTCAGGAAGCAGACACCAAAAACTGGCGTACGATTTTCTGCGGTTTGCTACTAGCCCCGAAAGTGATAAATTACTGACCAATGAAGGCGGAATCGGATGCCGAAAATCAACCTGGAATGATTCTGAAATCAATACCACAATTCCGTTTTATCATAAATTAGAAATGCTTCACGAAAATGCTTTAACGTTACCGCAGACACCGATTTGGCCCAAAGTAGCCGAATTGATTGACCAAATGGTACTCAAGGCTATTGACAGCAGTGTTTCATCAGAACAACTTTTAAAAGACACTCAAAAATCAATCCAAAAATTATACTAA
- a CDS encoding Gfo/Idh/MocA family protein encodes MDIPYKPSLPETVQPIIIIGASGIVKDAHLPAYKMAGFSVFGITNRTIAKAHTMAEEFNIPHVFENVAEAVKNAPSNAVYDITVLPDQYIEILEQLPDGAAVLIQKPMGNDLAQAKEIVAVCERKKLVAAINFQLRFASYISAARYMINQGIIGDLYDLEVKVTVNTPWELFPLIKEHPRLEILFHSVHYIDCIRSFMGNPKGVYAKTANHPLKKLSSCRSSIILDYGDSMRVVINTNHDHHFGPKHEESYIKWEGTKGAIKAKMGLLMNYPDGMPDEFEYALQTEKGSYEWQKKELEGSWFPEAFIGTMSNLMRFKEGSDAVLHTSVQDVLGTMKVVEACYISNERGAVSLDKL; translated from the coding sequence ATGGATATACCTTATAAACCCTCATTGCCAGAAACAGTACAGCCCATAATCATTATTGGTGCAAGCGGTATTGTAAAAGATGCCCATCTTCCCGCTTATAAAATGGCCGGCTTTTCGGTTTTCGGAATTACCAACCGGACAATAGCAAAAGCACATACAATGGCTGAAGAATTCAATATTCCGCATGTTTTTGAAAATGTAGCCGAAGCTGTAAAAAATGCTCCATCAAACGCTGTTTATGACATTACTGTCCTTCCTGATCAATACATCGAAATATTAGAACAATTGCCAGATGGTGCCGCCGTGCTGATTCAAAAACCTATGGGAAATGATTTGGCGCAGGCCAAAGAAATTGTGGCAGTATGCGAAAGAAAAAAATTAGTAGCTGCTATTAATTTTCAGCTGCGGTTTGCTTCTTATATCAGTGCTGCCCGATACATGATCAATCAGGGAATTATTGGAGATCTGTATGATCTTGAAGTAAAAGTAACGGTGAATACGCCATGGGAATTGTTTCCGCTGATTAAGGAGCATCCAAGATTGGAAATTCTTTTTCACAGTGTTCACTATATCGATTGCATTCGCTCTTTTATGGGAAATCCAAAGGGCGTTTATGCCAAAACAGCGAATCATCCTTTGAAGAAATTATCCTCCTGCCGTTCTTCGATTATTTTGGATTACGGCGATTCGATGCGTGTGGTGATTAATACCAATCACGATCATCATTTTGGACCAAAACATGAAGAAAGCTACATCAAATGGGAAGGAACCAAAGGTGCCATTAAGGCTAAGATGGGTTTATTAATGAATTATCCTGATGGTATGCCTGATGAATTCGAGTATGCACTGCAGACTGAAAAAGGTTCCTATGAATGGCAAAAAAAGGAACTGGAAGGTTCGTGGTTTCCAGAGGCTTTCATTGGCACGATGTCAAATCTGATGCGTTTTAAAGAAGGTTCTGATGCTGTTCTGCACACCAGCGTGCAGGATGTTTTAGGCACTATGAAAGTGGTAGAGGCCTGTTACATCAGTAATGAAAGAGGAGCGGTCTCACTAGATAAATTATAA
- a CDS encoding MaoC/PaaZ C-terminal domain-containing protein, which yields MYFKSTFFEDYQLNDKRVTLGRTITETDFVVHAGHTGDFFPHHMDEEWCKTQPFGQRIAHGTMVFSIGIGLTASEINPEAFSKGYERMRFVKPVHIGDTIHSEITISEKGEAKKPEMGTVTEHVEIINQRGEVVLVCDHLLLVKKK from the coding sequence ATGTATTTCAAATCAACATTTTTTGAAGATTATCAGCTTAATGATAAAAGAGTTACATTAGGCAGAACAATTACTGAAACTGATTTTGTGGTTCATGCGGGTCACACAGGTGACTTTTTTCCGCATCATATGGATGAGGAATGGTGTAAAACACAGCCTTTTGGACAGCGGATTGCCCACGGAACAATGGTTTTCAGCATTGGAATCGGACTTACAGCATCAGAAATAAATCCTGAAGCTTTTTCTAAAGGATATGAACGTATGCGGTTTGTAAAGCCAGTTCATATTGGCGATACCATTCATTCGGAAATCACAATTTCAGAAAAAGGAGAAGCCAAAAAGCCTGAAATGGGAACTGTTACCGAGCATGTTGAAATCATCAACCAGCGAGGTGAAGTCGTGCTTGTATGCGACCATCTATTATTAGTAAAAAAGAAATAA
- the fucP gene encoding L-fucose:H+ symporter permease → MQITNQIGDQHEVPTEQGVEEGSGKKYLLPFILITSLFFLWGMAHGFDGILIPHLRKACELNNRQSTLIDTAVFLAYFIMAIPAGMLIKRFGYKNSIITGLLVFAAGAFLFIPAANSRTYELFLFALFVIGCGLTILETSANPYAAILGPAESSSKRLNLAASFNGLAAMLGPVLGSMFILSGKSFTPVQMNAMPDTAKAAYLLEEASTVKMPYMILGSILVLMAILFYFMHLPSMKPTHTEVEIKPGFFSVLKFSHLSWAVAAQFFYVGAQVCVTSFFVRIAEQSAGLDEKTAGYYLGIYGFLFMAGRFIGTFFLRYVKDYILLSIYCVISIILCIVAIYASGIEVIYALGGLGFFMSIMFPTIFSLGLVGLKSNTETGSSWLVMSIVGGAILPYSMGTLIDMKHDDIQAGYIIPLVCFVIILYFGVFGHKVKNSIS, encoded by the coding sequence ATGCAAATAACCAACCAAATTGGCGACCAGCACGAAGTGCCAACAGAACAAGGAGTAGAAGAAGGATCTGGAAAAAAATATCTTTTACCTTTTATTTTAATTACCAGCTTATTTTTCCTTTGGGGAATGGCACACGGTTTTGATGGAATTTTAATTCCGCATTTGAGAAAAGCCTGTGAGTTAAACAACCGACAATCTACTTTAATAGACACTGCTGTGTTTCTTGCATATTTTATTATGGCAATTCCTGCTGGAATGCTGATTAAACGTTTTGGATATAAAAACAGTATTATCACTGGATTATTAGTATTTGCTGCTGGCGCTTTTCTATTTATTCCTGCTGCTAATTCTAGAACGTATGAATTATTTTTGTTCGCTTTATTTGTGATTGGCTGTGGATTGACGATTTTAGAAACTAGTGCAAATCCGTACGCTGCTATTTTAGGACCTGCTGAATCTTCTTCAAAAAGATTAAATTTGGCTGCCTCTTTTAACGGATTGGCTGCTATGCTTGGACCTGTATTAGGTTCAATGTTTATATTGTCAGGAAAAAGCTTTACACCTGTACAAATGAATGCAATGCCTGATACAGCTAAAGCAGCATATTTACTTGAAGAAGCTTCAACCGTAAAAATGCCTTATATGATTCTAGGAAGTATATTGGTACTTATGGCTATATTATTTTACTTCATGCACTTGCCTTCGATGAAACCTACCCATACCGAAGTTGAAATCAAACCTGGATTTTTCTCTGTTTTAAAATTTTCGCATTTGAGTTGGGCAGTAGCAGCACAATTCTTCTATGTAGGTGCTCAAGTATGCGTTACCAGTTTTTTTGTTCGAATTGCTGAACAAAGTGCAGGATTGGATGAAAAAACAGCGGGTTATTACCTAGGTATTTATGGTTTCTTATTTATGGCAGGACGCTTCATTGGAACTTTCTTTTTGCGTTATGTAAAAGATTATATTTTGTTATCTATCTACTGTGTTATCAGCATTATTTTATGCATTGTAGCTATTTACGCAAGCGGTATTGAAGTAATTTATGCTTTAGGCGGATTAGGTTTTTTCATGTCAATTATGTTCCCGACAATTTTCTCGCTGGGATTAGTTGGCTTGAAATCCAATACCGAAACTGGTTCATCTTGGTTAGTAATGTCCATTGTCGGCGGGGCAATACTTCCTTACTCTATGGGAACTTTAATCGATATGAAACATGACGATATTCAGGCGGGTTACATTATTCCGCTGGTTTGTTTTGTCATTATTCTTTATTTTGGTGTATTTGGACATAAAGTAAAGAACAGTATTTCATAA
- a CDS encoding glycoside hydrolase family 3 C-terminal domain-containing protein, whose translation MKINILFKILFVSITVYGTFNCNAQNQYRFQDYNLTFEERVNDLVSHLTLEEKVSQMLNASPAIERLGIPAYDWWNETLHGVARTPFKVTVYPQAIAMAATFDKNSLFTMADYSAAEGRAIYNKAVASGLTNERYLGLTYWTPNINIFRDPRWGRGQETYGEDPYLTAMLGDAFVRGLQGDDPKYIKAAACAKHYAVHSGPEPLRHVFDVNVSAYDLWDTYLPAFQKLITESHVVGVMCAYNAFRTQPCCASDILMTDILRNQWKFDGYVTSDCWAIDDFFKNHKTHPDATSASADAVFHGTDIDCGTDAYKALVQAVKQGKITEAQIDVSVKRLFMVRFRLGMFDPISMVKYAQTSDNVLESKEHAAHALKMAQQSMVLLKNEKQTLPLSKKLKKIVVLGPNADNDIAILGNYNGTPSTLKTVLQGIKDKVGTSTEVVYEKAVSFTNNNLLQYQDLSQQYSYEGKQGFKAEYYNNKDLEGTPIVARETKVDNIWQEGQAVTGTIRANNFSARYTADFKAEKDGNITFELQGDEGFRFIVNGTVVIDSWKKNRWGAKTYELAVKKDSHYTLAVEYWQGEGSAYIKMNAGSYVKTDYNQLADRFKDADAFIFTGGISPQLEGEEMKVSDPGFDGGDRTSIQLPTVQTELMKALKSTGKPVIFVMMTGSAIAAPWESENIPAILNAWYGGQSAGTAVADILFGDYNPSGRLPITFYKGDSDLASFNDYNMENRTYRYFKGVPQYGFGFGLSYTSFKYSKLEIPVQAEKNKNVSVSVTITNTGKFSGEEVAQLYVLEQGKKIKTAIKALKGFERVSLNPGQSKTITFTLTPQDLSYVTAEGKLQQLNGKVEIAVGGHQPDEHNLSSSGLIKSAVTIK comes from the coding sequence ATGAAAATAAACATTCTTTTTAAAATACTATTTGTTAGTATTACCGTCTACGGTACGTTCAATTGTAATGCGCAGAATCAATATCGCTTTCAAGATTATAATTTAACCTTTGAAGAACGGGTAAATGATTTAGTCTCTCATCTCACTCTTGAAGAAAAAGTATCACAAATGCTTAACGCCTCCCCTGCTATAGAACGTTTGGGAATACCGGCTTATGACTGGTGGAACGAAACACTGCATGGAGTAGCCCGAACTCCTTTTAAAGTGACTGTCTATCCGCAGGCCATCGCCATGGCAGCAACATTTGATAAAAATTCATTGTTTACCATGGCCGACTATTCTGCAGCCGAGGGCCGGGCCATTTACAACAAAGCGGTTGCTTCCGGCCTTACAAATGAGCGGTACTTGGGACTCACCTACTGGACACCAAACATTAATATTTTTCGTGACCCGCGCTGGGGACGCGGACAGGAAACTTATGGAGAAGATCCATATCTTACTGCCATGCTGGGCGATGCATTTGTACGAGGACTGCAGGGTGATGATCCAAAATATATTAAGGCGGCAGCCTGTGCCAAACATTATGCTGTACATAGCGGTCCTGAACCCCTAAGACATGTCTTTGATGTAAATGTAAGTGCCTACGATCTGTGGGATACCTATCTTCCAGCTTTTCAAAAATTAATAACCGAATCTCATGTTGTCGGCGTTATGTGTGCTTACAATGCTTTCAGAACGCAGCCCTGCTGTGCCAGCGATATATTGATGACCGATATATTAAGAAACCAGTGGAAATTTGACGGTTACGTAACCTCCGACTGCTGGGCAATCGACGACTTTTTTAAGAATCATAAAACACATCCTGACGCTACATCAGCATCGGCAGATGCTGTATTTCACGGAACAGATATCGATTGTGGTACCGATGCATACAAAGCACTAGTACAGGCCGTAAAACAAGGTAAAATTACTGAAGCTCAGATAGACGTTTCGGTTAAACGTTTATTCATGGTGCGTTTCCGTCTAGGAATGTTTGATCCAATTTCAATGGTTAAATACGCACAAACCTCTGATAATGTTCTCGAAAGCAAAGAACACGCTGCACATGCTTTAAAAATGGCACAGCAGTCAATGGTACTGCTAAAGAATGAAAAACAAACCCTTCCTCTCAGTAAAAAACTGAAAAAAATTGTTGTTCTTGGGCCAAATGCGGATAATGATATAGCCATTTTGGGCAATTACAACGGTACGCCTTCTACGCTGAAAACAGTTCTGCAGGGCATAAAAGACAAAGTTGGCACATCTACCGAAGTTGTTTATGAAAAAGCAGTCAGCTTCACCAATAACAATCTTTTGCAATATCAGGATTTATCCCAGCAGTATTCTTATGAAGGGAAACAGGGATTTAAAGCCGAATATTACAATAACAAAGACCTTGAAGGCACTCCGATAGTAGCCAGAGAAACCAAAGTAGACAATATCTGGCAGGAAGGCCAAGCGGTAACCGGCACAATAAGAGCCAATAATTTCTCAGCCAGATATACTGCCGATTTTAAAGCTGAAAAAGACGGTAATATAACTTTTGAACTCCAAGGTGATGAAGGCTTCCGATTTATTGTAAACGGGACAGTTGTTATTGATTCATGGAAAAAAAACCGCTGGGGAGCAAAAACCTATGAACTTGCAGTAAAAAAAGACTCCCATTATACCTTAGCTGTAGAATACTGGCAGGGCGAAGGAAGCGCGTATATTAAAATGAATGCGGGCAGTTATGTTAAAACGGATTATAATCAGCTTGCTGACCGCTTTAAAGATGCTGATGCATTTATTTTTACAGGAGGAATTTCTCCACAGCTTGAAGGCGAAGAAATGAAAGTAAGCGACCCAGGATTTGACGGCGGAGACCGTACCTCAATACAGCTGCCAACTGTACAGACGGAACTGATGAAAGCCCTAAAATCAACTGGCAAGCCTGTAATATTTGTCATGATGACTGGCAGTGCGATCGCTGCACCATGGGAGTCCGAAAACATTCCTGCAATTTTAAATGCGTGGTATGGAGGTCAGTCAGCTGGAACCGCAGTTGCAGATATTTTATTTGGCGATTATAATCCATCCGGCCGTCTGCCTATCACATTTTACAAAGGAGACAGCGACTTGGCATCTTTCAATGACTATAATATGGAAAACCGAACCTATAGATATTTCAAAGGTGTGCCGCAATATGGTTTTGGATTCGGACTGAGCTACACCTCCTTTAAATACAGCAAATTAGAAATACCTGTTCAAGCTGAAAAAAACAAAAATGTATCAGTATCGGTAACTATTACAAATACTGGCAAATTTTCAGGTGAAGAAGTAGCACAATTATATGTCCTTGAGCAAGGCAAAAAAATAAAAACCGCTATTAAAGCCCTGAAAGGTTTTGAAAGAGTTTCTCTTAATCCGGGACAAAGCAAAACAATAACTTTTACTTTAACTCCGCAGGATTTATCGTATGTTACTGCTGAAGGCAAACTACAGCAGCTTAACGGCAAAGTCGAAATTGCTGTAGGCGGTCATCAGCCTGACGAACATAACCTATCAAGCAGCGGACTAATTAAAAGTGCAGTAACTATTAAATAA